ggatggaatgttgtactgaatagtagcttggtccccatcgctgcatgcagacttttccagaaagatgacgtgaatctcggatccctgtcagaaacgatggatacaggaatcccatgcagccgaactatctcccgaatatacaaaTCTGCATagtgaatcatggtgaatgtcgtcttaataggtagaaaatgcgctgatttcgtaagacgatccacaatcacccaaatggcattcgaTCCTTTTACGGTTTTTGGCAATCCCACTACgaagtccatagtgatattcttccatttccactcgggaatagggagtggcttcaattttcccactggtctctgatgctctgctttgacttgctgacaagtcaaaaactcggatacatatctcagaatgtccctcttcatgcctggccaccaatataacaactgcaaatctttatacatctttgtactgcccggatgaatggaatatggtgagtcatgggcttccttcataataagatctctcaaagaatcgtcactaggaacccatagacggtctcgataacggactaaaccATCCACTACTGAATATAAACTCcggcccttggcctcatctcttgctctccacatttgcaactgctcatcagtagactttCCATCACGAATTCTGTCTCTTAAAGTCGATtgcactgataatgtggcaagattaggggcctcgcccctaacatacactgtaagctcaaaccgctgtatctcggactacaacggtctttggagtgataaatgagtgataactgctgcttttctactcaactcatctgccactacattagctttccccggatggtagctaatgtcacaatcatagtccttcaccaattcaagccatctgcgctgtctcatattcaactccttttggatgatgaagtatttcaaacttttgtgatcggtgaatatttttcacttctccccataaaggtagtgtctccaaatttttagtgcaaagactactgctgcaagctcaagatcatgagtagggtagttcttttcatgaattttcagctgcctcgacgcataggcgataactcggtcgttttgcatcagaactgcgcccaaaccaagtttagaagcgtcggtataaagaacatactcccctcgccccgatggcatagataacactggtgcggatatcaaggcttgcttcaatttgtcaaaactgtcttgacactcaggtccccaaataaactttgcatttttctttgtcaaggcggtcataggtaccgctatagatgagaacccctgaataaacttgcgatagtagccagctagtcccaagaaactgcgaatctcggtgacactatttggtactggccattctttcactgcttccactttactcggatcaacttccacgccatcactagaaatgatgtggcctaagaacgccactctatcaagccaaaactcgcactagctgaactttgcatatagcttTCTGTCTTGCAATACCTGCAGTGCGATCCTCAAATGAcagctatgctcctctctgcccttggaatagatcaatatgtcatcaatgaagacaataataaactgatccagatacggcagaaatacgcgattcatgagatccatgaagattgctggcgcattggtcaacccgaatggcatgaccataaactcatagtgcccatatctcgtgcgaaatgccatcttgtgaacatcagactcttcaactttcaattgatggtatccagatcgcagataGATCTTAGAAAAtaccgatgctccttgcaactgatcaaataaatcttcaattcttggcagtggatacttatttttgatagtgacccgattaagctctcgataatcaatgcaaagacgcatgctaccatccttctttttcacaaacaataccggagcgccccatggagagtaactagggcgaatgaaacccttgtctagcaattcttgaatttgatctttcaattctttcatttcggcaggtgctagacgatatggtgcttttgatataggaacagtgcccggcataaaatcaatagagaattccacttcacgatcgggcggaatgccagaaacgtcatCGGGAAAGACGAtaggaaaatctctcacaatatcaacatcttctaacttctgactgatggattcatgtgtagtagtgacacatgctagataagCTTGACATCCgtgcttaataagcttcctcgcacacagacaagagataatgtgcggcatttgcttgtttcttgccgcctcaaagacaaaacatttaccactaggtggcctaatagataccgatcgctgacgaaaatcaatcgaagctccattacgctgataaccaatccatcccaagtataatatcgaattcgggcataggaagcacaataagatctgcccgaacaacatctttgaataaacgaatctccagattcttgacaaaTTTGGATgtgagcatctgatcaccggatagaatagaaactttgaaacccaaacccatatcttgaggagtaattttCAATCTTTttatgaaggtttcagatacgaaagagtgtgtagctcctgaatctagcaatgcataggtagctacacctagaatgatgatccttccTGCGATGAAAATTGTCTTTTATATCTTTTCGCGTTGAatcttaaggatttactatcattaattcccaCAGTTATAAGAAGATTTCgcgttgaacttaaacatttcttgGAAAAAattacagtatggtcccttaaatttttgaaattacatGATAACCCCtccaaaaattcgaaatttcttcctaaaccccttaattatgatttcctttaattttggccctaaactttttatttggaagcattacatccttcacataaaataaggcacaaaattcaaatcattttccatggtttctaaaatcataacttaagtccaactaagtagaacatgcaacctaatttttcaCTAGGTTGAATCTTGATTCCcaatcaattctaataaccaatttaacacttcatgcaataataagcaatataaaaatgttaaatgactaggttacccgtgatgagtgtagtgtctgcctcttcctcagcttcctcggcattcataacataagctcgtgccgtagtagctgctttcctctttgggcaatcaatagctttGTGACCAGCCTCCTTGCCGTATTTTATGTGCCCAAGTGaagtaaagtatttctcatagaattttgtcttgaactgtgcccaagtgagtgtagcaaggtcaacaccatgctcggctccttcccaccataaagaagcatcttccctaagcagataagtagtACACCTCACATggtcggcgtctcccatgtccagatagcgaaaatgtacctcgagtgaacggatccaactctcagcagcaaatggatcggtggtgccagaaagtTCCTTCGGCcttagcctccggaactgctcataaatatcctGATGTGGCCTAGATGGCTGCtgtagctgctgctgctgcatctgctgtaactgctgctgttgtaactgctgctgctataattgttgctcgaagagacaagccataccctctaatgcgcgagtagcaggatcccctggaggaggaggtggtgatggtggtgcatttctttgactattccctcgacGATTAACATTGTTCTCTtcctgattctcgataacgggtgcacgtctaggaggcattttatctgaacgttttccaaattctaacgtaactaacatgcagttaaatctaagttctctaataATGTGTCATGTCCTAattcattttagcaatttaagcatgcaaagcataaatactcaaaaagctaataaacatgtatcataaacataatattcatatcgtcatgcaggtaacatcataaaatcatataaagcatgtaaaacttacaagtttgaggcttcACGACTGAGCTTCCCAGTACTGATGGTGGCAccaccctttacagaaccattgctctgataccaactgaaacgtcttgccctttttattgctttaaaggtactagaaatttttttttaacactcaattttcggaaaatattttacccttttaaaataaaataccaaccatctagcattttaaaaatcaagtgcataGCCATAAAATGAAATCATCAACTGttgtaccaaacctaaaaagcaataatttgaaaagtaaagcccatactaaacctcttaaaaatctctcaaaagcataaataaatagtcttaaaattttttatcttaaatcagtaatcataaaacataatgcggaaaatagtaGCGCTGCCCCAACCGTGGCCGCTAGGACTCAAcccttgacccctcatgactcTAGCCCAGCCCTGGATGCAACCGAGCCAAGCCATGCATCATACATCATGAAACCCGATCACCTTAAGACTCAAACATTCGAATTCGGTTCCAGCGTAATCGGTTCGTGCTTACAGCGTGTGTGTGTAGGGTGGGTTGGGGaatgttttcagattttaaaaagtgtgtggccgatcctttgatgcaaaaagtgtagggttttgggtggagatttgtatattatatagtaaataaggttattaagccaagtttaggcctattaagccaagtttaggcccattaagtgcTTATTTAagatctaaataaaatattatcatagcTTTGATTacataaatttgtgaatttattagccgggtttgccaaaaagctcgcattttgttgaaaagccaacaccgataaaatttacgtcccgacgtataaaatcacctcaaaaacctcttattttcaaaaatactaaaaagcatcaaccatttttttaaataattaaaaataattatttaataagaacattttatgtttttcagccctcggtccccgttcctcgatcgtcacttgaatattccttaaaaatacaattttatgcatgatgataatGAAATCATAATTTACATGTAAACATctatgtcacataatcaaatagcaattaaaatcagttaattactcatttttttcaaaatccctagatttgcatgcagttggattacgttgtcttaattttggaccttacaagtTGAATATGAACATAAGCAAATATAGGAGAAAATATATGTAAGTGCTTGAGAGTTCaagtatttttttttccttaaatgAGATTAATACCTACTATTTATAGTAGAAGatggggtaggtacctcgattcttgggccacctactaagtatggtaAGTCGGTTACCCatactagcttctgatgacttctaggacactccaagtCCAAGTAGTTCTGACAGATTAGATGGCCTGTATCAACCATACTCGAGTATGGTGCAATTCTCGAAGTGACCCGGGTAATATGATACCCGGGTATTCAATGGAGAGCCCGGGCTTATGATGATTGCCCTAGAAGAGGCGAAGTGCCCGGATACTTGAGGAAAATACTCAGCAGGCTGGCTTTGATCTGGACTTTCCAATCAATAAACCGGGTTAATGATGTCCCCGATCtttatgggggtatcaccatccatccctaaaatagtcgggctagagcttgactcgctGTCCTGATCAGGCATAGTTGTACTTTTGTTGAAACAAAATTCTGAGTGTGTTAATAGCATCGGGGGCTTCAAAtgtgtcacacccttactctatacttagcataattaccataatcaaaataggatttGAATGATATATCTATATCATGAAGCAATTCAAAACAAGGGCAtcaatttgacggtttataaaaattttggcatgatgtccctatatttttTCAATACCAACAACTCAATCAGCAAAAAAAATACGTACATATAAACGTAGTCTTATAAACAATTATATTCTGTATCATTATACACATAGACATAAACATTGAAAAACTTCTTTCCAACCCTGAAATTtaattcattataatacatatgcggaagctatacaataagacgtctcggttcttgtcgaggtgaggcacgtcacaagcatccattggcgaaccggcatcctatgcatcttcactacctgatcctgtaatacatgagctacgtgagtttataaaactcaataagttggcacttgtatGTATCAATATGTgtcgaaggaacatacatatcaagtcatgacaacaatgaatctttaaaccatgacatatcatagcatatattcatgttcatttttgtacttgagcctcattagttgacctgtactaccgtgcttgttttattatatagctattactgtgttggacgtcagggagcaacctttggcaaccctacgtcccatgaacatatattggccaatagctttggtggacttaaaaccacccatgatgtcaacacactctatatcatgtaaaaatcagtcatttttctttcatgttcatgttcatgttcataacatagcacccatcatcaatattcatgagtttcttacatatttaatacataacaatggaatatggtgctatgttttcatcaataagatactaacaatgtacatatagcaataatcaaagtgaagtatttgaaattcataatattactcatgtattacttcaagaacatgccaacttacagtccaagcataagaacactggtttgagacgatgttcTTTGTTCCTATGCTGTCAAACATATCAATAATTCAATTACTATGTCTATTCTAGGTGAAGTTTGCTCCTCTACATTTATAATAACCAAAAGAAATGAAAACTTACACCCATATgaagttcttgtgatggagaactaagtTCTTACCTCAAAGTGATGAAAGGAATAAAGAAGAGAGCTTTTGGAGGAAAAGTTTCTTGGTTTACTTCGAGTTTTTGCTGATAAAGGAGGTGAAGAACTAAAGAAATGGCTTAGAAAGTCGAAACTTATCATCTTATATgcaaggcggcgctcgggcggtcattttctaccgcccgagcgcggaatgttctgtccGAAACCAAGAATCCAGAACccgtggcgctcgagcggtcatttCTTGCCGCTCGGGTGCCGCTCTGCGCACAACCACATCAAAGATCGCTTCCAAAACGCCTCTTTCTctcataatctgaaaaaatggtaaacatgaaagttttagccctatgtcttggcttgaatctccaatTGATTTCATCTCATTTGGAGGTCTTGACTAAAAatttatgcccattctcccaacatgtgttagcgaaggaatgacgatacacacgacacacttagGGGCGCTTTTGTCTTGTcatccacaatgatttggacaaaacccaaaacatcaaagttgtagcattatatcttagctttctaatggtggaggcctcacacaatttggatcaatattcaaatcattatgctaaaacccgtaaaaattgccatattttcatctcattttctatcaacttcattacactatttctacctacacatcttaatatcactatttagacatatattcattctcaatacaccataaacaatataaaaatcatgttcaatctcaatattgatacttCAATTATCACGtgaaatctaatgagctaataactacataataaacgacataaacgcattattatcatttgtacgagtaaccgggcattacaattctcccctcatTCAAagaatttcttcctcgaaatttgaTATACCATATAGTTCATGATATCTTTGTTGAATCTCGTCTTCtcgctcccaagttgcttcttcaattgcatgATTGCGACATAACAATTTTACCAAGGGTGTTTCCTTGCctcgtaacacttttgatttcctatcgaggatttggaccggccgttcttcatacgagagattcgatgcaagctcCAATGGTTCGTAATGAAGAACGTGAGAAGGATTGACCAAATATTTTCGTAGcaaggaaacatgaaaaacgttATGAACATTTGATAAGTTCGGTAGGTAAAGCAACTCGATAGGTCCTGTCTCCTATTCTTTCCAAAACTTCAAATGGACCGATAAATCTTGGACTCAATTTTCCCTTCTTTCCAAAACGCAAAATgcccttcaatggtgatatctttacaaatacatggtcacaaacctgaaattccaatctacgacgtcgcacatcagcatagcttttttgtcggctctgggcagtatgcattctttctctgatcttggTTACTAATTCAATTGTCTGTGGTACCAATTCAGGGCctaataattttctttctctacttcatcccaatgtaccGGAGAGCGATATTTTTTACCATATAATGTAGTATATGGTGCCATTCTAATACTTGACatgatagctattgttatatgtaaactcagcTAATGGTAGTTTACTATCCCAACTACCTGGAAAAGTCAATAGTACAggccctcaacatatcttctaagatctgattcactcgttctgattgtccatcagtttgagggtggaatgctaTACTAAATGTCAATCGAGTTCCCATAGCATGAtctaaactcttccaaaatgcatacgtaaatttgggatctctatcagatacaatggacactgggatgccatgaagtctcactatctctttgatgtattcttcagcatattgattcattgtgtatgtggtcttcatcggaagaaagtgagctgatttcgtaagtcgatccacaataacccatatagcattgaatcctcttTGTGTTCTTAGCAAACCAAGAATTAAATCCATCGTGATATGCTCCCATTTTCATTCAGGAATAGGCAATGGTTTCAGgagtcctgctggtctttgatgttcagtcttgacctgttgacaagttagacattgtgaaaaaaattgagcaatgtcctttttcatatctggccaccaaaataatggtttcaaatctttgtacattttggtgcctCCGGGATGTATTGAGTAGGGAGTAGCATGTGCATCAATAAGAATGTCGGTCCTGATTGTTCCTTGTTTCGGCACGCACAATCTACCTTGATATATCCATATTCTTTCCGCATTCAATTCAAAGTTCGAATGTCTTTGATCCACATCTCGCTGCCTCAGTTGTTGTAATTCAGTATCTGTATTTTGTTCGGCCTTGATTCTGTCTGCAAGCGTTGGTCGAACCATGAGAGTTGATATTTGGATTGCAGTGCCCTTTGGcataacatcaatcttcaaattctataaattctataaaatttgttcttgtacttgcATTGCAGCAATAGAACTGGACTTTCGAGTTAATgcatctgcaacaacattggctttacctggatgatagttaataacacaatcataatctttcactaattccaaccaacgtcgttgacgcatattcaattctttttgtgtgaataaatatttcaaactcttgtggtccgtatATATTTCACACCGTtcaccatacagataatggcgccatattttcaatgcaaataccactgctgtcagttctaaatcatgtgggataattcttttcatattccttcaattgtcttgaggcataagcaatcaccttCCCGTGCTGCATTAAAATTGCTCCTAAACCTTGTTTCGAAGCATCACTGTATACCACAAAATCTCCTGGTCCTTCTGGTATAGCAAGGACTGGTGCTGATGTCAATTTTGCCTTTAACTCTTGGAAACTGTGATAACATGCTTCGttccatacaaatttcacattctttcgtGTTAAAGCAGTCAAAGACGATGCTATCTTAGAAAATCACGCTATAAACCGccggtaataaccagctaacccaagaaaactacgtacctcggtAATAGTGGTAGGTCGTAGCCAGTTATTAACAGCTTCAATCTTGcttggatccactgatatgccttCTTTAGAGATAATATGGCCTAATAATGCTACTTGTTCAATCCAAAATTCACGTTTCTTCTatttggcatataaatgtttatccTTCAAAATCTGCAAAACTAATTTcagatgttctcgatgctcctctacagttcgtgagtagatgagaatatcatctataaacacaatcacaaacttgtctagaaatggcttgaaaattctgttcattaaatccataaaatttGCTGGTGCATTTGTTAGTCCTGatggcattacaagaaattcataatgcccgtaCCTGGTTTGGAAGGCAGTCTTTGAAATATTATCTGATTTCActtttagttgatgatagcctgatcgtaaatcaatcttcgaaaagatggcagctccttgtaattgatcaaacaaatcatcaattctggggagtgatatttgtttttgattgtcactttattcaactcccgataatcaatacatagacgaagggtaccgtctttcttcttcacaaataaaacaggtgcaccccacggtgaaaaACTCGGTCTAATAATCCCTTTATCAAGTAACTCttgtaactgttctttcaattctttcatttctgtagTGGCTAATCGATAAGGGGCTTTTGAGATTGGATGAGTTCTCGTCACAACATCAACTACAAATTCGGTCTCTCGATCTGGGGGTAAGCCTGTAACATCATCGGGAAACACCTCTGgaaattcacaaacaacatcTGTATCATTTAATTCACGAACAGGTGGATCAATAGTTAACACAGATGCtaaatatccttgacacccctTCTGTAGTAATTTACAAGCCTTCATACAAGAGATTATCCAAAGAGATAAGGATATACCTGCACTTGCTATTGTGAATGGTTCAGCTCCTACTGGTGCAAACCTGATCATTTTTATGCCacaatcaatagtaactctgtacttcgagagccaatccattcccaatatcacatcaaaatcGGTCATTTTCAAAACTATCAATTCAGCATACATCTGATGGCCTTGGACATATATTGGACACCCCTTCCCAATTCACATCTTTGTTGAAAGAACACCCTCGCACAATCTGATCTGTCTGTAATTCTTGCCGGGAAGGTAAGGGTATGGCGAGTTGTGTCTCTGTTGTACTTGCTGTAATGCCCAGTCTCCTTACAAACGATTCTAAAATAAAGGAATgtgtggctcctgaatctagtaaaacaatagcagtaataccagaaatcaagaacataccGGTAATCATCGATGTATCCGCATCCACTTCCTCTTTGGTCATCGAGAAAAGGCGCCCCTGTACTTTCTCAGAACTCCCTGGACAATTCCTGGCAAGATGACCTGGCTTTTTGCCACGATAACAAACATTGGAACCTTGCATACATTCCCCGCCATGAAGTTTGCCACATTTAGGACAAGGTGGTCTGTCTTGTTCTTTACGTGGAGGGGGATCCTTGCTACGAGATTCCTCTGGTTGAGTACCTTTGCTATCGGCCTTTTTGCCTTGTCCTGTTCCTTGGCTCTTTTGAAAGTACTGCTGCCTTCGCTGTTGTCTGTCTCTGTCAAGGTCTTGTTCATCCTGTTCAGCCATAAGTGCTCTTTCCACTATCTCCCCATAGGCAACAACTTTCGACATCCGTACATCTCGTTTAATTTCAGAGCGAAGTCCCCGCATGAAGTGTTCGCCCTTACTTGTGTCATCATgtgcaatatatggtacatattggactCCAGCCTCGAATTGTTGTATGTATTCCGCCATTGACATGGTTCCTTGCTTCAGATTAAGGAAATCACTGGCTTTCTTGGCTCCTACATCTTTACTGAAATACTTGTTGTAAAACATGGTTTTGGAAGTTTCCCAAGTCAATGGTATCGTAGGTAATGCCACCCTtacactctcccaccatattcttgcatactttgttaataaaaatatggcaCACTTTACTTTGTCTGCATCTTCCATATGAAGGTAGGAGAAGATGGACTCCAATGATTTAATCCATtcttctgctactgctggaTCGGTGCTTCCCATGAATTCCGGAGGATTCAGACGTCGAAAATGATCATACACATCTGTCTGAACAGGTCCTTGTCTGGGTAGAATGGCTTGTGCCTGCGTCTGTGCCTGTGCCTGTGCCTACTCATGTGTAGTTCGTTTCATCTCAAGTAATTGTTGTATCTGCTCCCCATGAACCTTCGCTTGTTGTTGTTGAAGTTGAGCATAATCATCTATCTGTCGTGGCGTACTGCCTTCATCGGTCGCTGGGGCCTTGCCCTTAGATGACTCTCCTTCATGTACCTTACGTTTTGGTGGCATCGTCGCTTATCTTAGCCTACATGTAGGATACATAGACACATAGCTTAGCATAAACTATGGAATACAAAGATACTTATTTGCCGAGTTCCCCATGTATGGATGAAGTGCAGTGTCTTCCCTGTCGAAGAATCGTGGG
The sequence above is a segment of the Primulina tabacum isolate GXHZ01 chromosome 6, ASM2559414v2, whole genome shotgun sequence genome. Coding sequences within it:
- the LOC142550077 gene encoding uncharacterized protein LOC142550077, with amino-acid sequence MPPKRKVHEGESSKGKAPATDEGSTPRQIDDYAQLQQQQAKAQAQAQTQAQAILPRQGPVQTDVYDHFRRLNPPEFMGSTDPAVAEEWIKSLESIFSYLHMEDADKVKCAIFLLTKYARIWWESVRVALPTIPLTWETSKTMFYNKYFSKDVGAKKASDFLNLKQGTMSMAEYIQQFEAGVQYVPYIAHDDTSKGEHFMRGLRSEIKRDVRMSKVVAYGEIVERALMAEQDEQDLDRDRQQRRQQYFQKSQGTGQGKKADSKGTQPEESRSKDPPPRKEQDRPPCPKCGKLHGGECMQGSNVCYRGKKPGHLARNCPGSSEKVQGRLFSMTKEEVDADTSMITDSGATHSFILESFVRRLGITASTTETQLAIPLPSRQELQTDQIVRGCSFNKDVNWEGVSNICPRPSDACKLLQKGCQGYLASVLTIDPPVRELNDTDVVCEFPEVFPDDVTGLPPDRETEFVVDVVTRTHPISKAPYRLATTEMKELKEQLQELLDKGIIRPSFSPFQELKAKLTSAPVLAIPEGPGDFVVYSDASKQGLGAILMQHGKVKPMLLQMH